The Nymphalis io chromosome 14, ilAglIoxx1.1, whole genome shotgun sequence genome has a segment encoding these proteins:
- the LOC126773171 gene encoding sodium channel protein para isoform X3, which yields MSEDLDSISEEEQSLFRPFTRESLAVIEARIAEEHAKQKELEKKRAEGETDLGRTKKKKEVRYDDEDEDEGPQPDATLEQGLPLPVRMQGSFPLELASTPLEDIDPFYHNQTTFVVISKGKDIFRFSATNALWILDPFNPIRRVAIYILVHPLFSLFIITTILVNCILMIMPTTPTVESTEVIFTGIYTFESAVKVMARGFILQPFTYLRDAWNWLDFVVIALAYVTMGIDLGNLAALRTFRVLRALKTVAIVPGLKTIVGAVIESVKNLRDVIILTMFSLSVFALMGLQIYMGVLTQKCIKVFPEDGSWGNLTDENWERFCQNETNWYGEDGDYPLCGNSSGAGQCEPGYICLQGYGPNPNYGYTSFDTFGWAFLSAFRLMTQDYWENLYQLVLRSAGSWHVLFFVVIIFLGSFYLVNLILAIVAMSYDELQKKAEEEEQAEEEALREAEQKAAARADKQEAREAHAREQAAAAEAAAYAEAHPAKSPSDSSCQSYELFVNQERGNQDDNTRERMSLRSDPFQDSVSTQPTHKPTANESHHEPARRQRKVSMVPHPERINKYGQLSYGPLREGSQASLSLPGSPFNLRRGSRGSHQMALRPNGRNRYPPGADRKPLVLSTYLDAQEHLPYADDSNAVTPMSEENGAIIIPVYYANLGSRHSSYTSHQSRLSYTSHGDLLGGKAQTKEARLRGRSASRNHSVTSQPHAYPLPRQDSSLASRPLREYEISTTECTDEAGKVLKQSNDNPFIESSQQPNVVDMRDVMVLNEIIEQAGRQSRASEQNAEDDEDGPTFKERLLECFMKGIDFFCVWDCCWLWLEFQKYVALLVFDPFVELFITLCIVVNTLFMALDHHDMDRDMEKALKSGNYFFTATFGIEAMLKLIAMSPKFYFQEGWNVFDFIIVALSLLELGLEGVQGLSVLRSFRLLRVFKLAKSWPTLNLLISIMGRTMGALGNLTFVLCIIIFIFAVMGMQLFGKNYVDYVDRFPDGDLPRWNFTDFMHSFMIVFRVLCGEWIESMWDCMLVGDVSCIPFFLATVVIGNLVVLNLFLALLLSNFGSSNLSSPTADQDTNKIAEAFNRISRFIDWVKKNAADVLKLVKNKLTNQIAIHAPGLKAALCGRCVSPERVDNELELGADLDDGVLYKDKKLKDQVEVAIGDGMEFTIPGDNKYKKGKILMNNINAITDNHTDNRINCELNHHGYPIQDDDTISQKSYGSHKIRSFKDESHKGSADTIDGEEKKDASKEELGLEEEMIPEEEVGQVDLAKLDIKAVEGDGILEDSPADCCPEPCYARFPFLAGDDESPFWQGWAMLRLKTFRLIENTYFETAVITMILLSSLALALEDVHLPHRPILQDILYYMDRIFTVIFFIEMLIKWLALGFQKYFTNAWCWLDFIIVMVSLINFVAALCGAGGIQAFKTMRTLRALRPLRAMSRMQGMRVVVNALVQAIPSIFNVLLVCLIFWLIFAIMGVQLFAGKYFKCVDMNHTTLSHEIIPDRNACILENYTWENSPMNFDHVGKAYLCLFQVATFKGWIQIMNDAIDSREVGRQPIRETNIYMYLYFVFFIIFGSFFTLNLFIGVIIDNFNEQKKKAGGSLEMFMTEDQKKYYNAMKKMGSKKPLKAIPRPRWRPQAIVFEIVTDKKFDMIIMLFIGLNMLTMTLDHYQQSETFSAVLDYLNMIFIVIFSSECLLKIFALRYHYFVEPWNLFDFVVVMFSILSLVLSDIIEKYFVSPTLLRVVRVAKVGRVLRLVKGAKGIRTLLFALAMSLPALFNICLLLFLVMFIFAIFGMSFFMHVKDKGGLDDVYNFKTFVQSMILLFQMSTSAGWDGVLDGIINEEECDLPDNERGSPGNCGSATIGITYLLSYLVISFLIVINMYIAVILENYSQATEDVQEGLTDDDYDMYYEIWQRFDPEGTQYIRYDQLSDFLDVLEPPLQIHKPNKYKIISMDIPICRGDMMFCVDILDALTKDFFARKGNPIEEPVDVGRPDEVGYEPVSSTLWRQREEYCARLIQHAWRRHRRAQSPGGGSASGAEGGGASGPEAEGAPTAVLLDAGAGGAHRVVLQAAGAAPRPPEPAPPPAPV from the exons ATGTCCGAGGACTTGGACTCGATCAGCGAGGAAGAACAAAGCTTGTTCCGACCCTTCACCCGAGAGTCATTGGCCGTAATCGAGGCCCGCATAGCTGAAGAGCATGCCAAGCAAAAAGAACTCGAGAAAAAACGAGCGGAAGGCGAG ACCGATTTGGGGCGGacgaaaaagaaaaaagaa GTGCGGTACGATGATGAGGATGAAGATGAAGGTCCCCAACCAGATGCGACCTTGGAGCAGGGCCTGCCGCTGCCGGTGCGCATGCAGGGCTCCTTTCCTCTCGAACTCGCCTCCACACCACTCGAGGACATCGATCCTTTCTACCACAACCAAACA ACATTCGTAGTCATAAGCAAGGGTAAAGACATCTTCAGATTTTCGGCGACTAATGCCTTGTGGATATTGGATCCATTTAATCCAATAAGAAGAGTGgccatatatatattagtgcATCCTTTATTCTCTCTGTTCATTATTACCACAATTCTTGTGAATTGTATACTCATGATAATGCCTACCACACCAACTGTCGAAAGTACtga AGTTATCTTTACCGGCATCTACACCTTTGAATCGGCGGTGAAAGTAATGGCCAGGGGTTTCATACTACAGCCATTCACATACCTTAGAGATGCATGGAATTGGCTTGACTTCGTAGTTATAGCTTTAGC TTATGTGACGATGGGCATAGATCTCGGCAACTTGGCCGCTCTAAGAACGTTCAGAGTTCTCCGAGCTTTGAAGACTGTGGCCATCGTACcgg GCTTGAAGACTATTGTGGGTGCGGTGATAGAGTCGGTGAAAAATCTTCGAGATGTGATAATATTGACGATGTTTTCACTATCTGTGTTCGCACTTATGGGTCTGCAAATCTATATGGGGGTCTTGACACAGAAATGTATTAAAGTCTTTCCGGAAGACGGTAGTTGGGGTAACCTCACCGATGAGAACTGGGAAAGATTTTGTCAAAATGAAA CAAATTGGTACGGAGAAGACGGAGACTACCCCCTTTGTGGAAATTCATCAGGAGCAGG ACAATGTGAACCAGGCTACATATGTTTACAAGGCTATGGACCAAACCCTAACTACGGATATACGAGTTTTGACACGTTTGGTTGGGCTTTCCTATCAGCTTTTCGACTCATGACACAGGACTATTGGGAAAATCTTTATCAACTG GTGCTAAGGTCAGCGGGTTCATGGCACGTCTTGTTCTTCGTAGTGATCATATTCTTGGGCTCATTCTATCTCGTCAACTTGATTTTGGCTATCGTCGCCATGTCATATGATGAGTTACAAAAGAAAGCTGAAGAAGAGGAACAAGCCGAAGAAGAAGCTCTTAGG GAAGCGGAACAAAAAGCGGCAGCCAGAGCGGATAAGCAGGAAGCCAGGGAAGCCCATGCTCGCGAGCAGGCTGCAGCAGCAGAGGCGGCGGCGTACGCCGAGGCACATCCCGCTAAATCTCCCAGCGACTCTTCCTGTCAGAGCTACGAGCTGTTCGTGAACCAGGAGCGGGGCAACCAGGACGACAATACGCGCGAGCGCATGTCCCTCCGTAGCGACCCCTTCCAGGACTCGGTGAGCACTCAGCCCACGCACAAGCCAACCGCCAACGAATCGCACCACGAACCGGCACGCCGACAGAGGAAGGTCAGCATG GTTCCCCACCCTGAACGCATAAATAAATACGGACAGTTGTCATATGGGCCACTGCGCGAAGGCTCACAG GCTTCATTGTCACTTCCTGGATCACCGTTCAATTTACGTCGAGGATCTCGTGGGTCGCATCAAATGGCTTTAAGACCGAACGGAAGAAATCGATATCCACCTGGAGCTGATCGAAAACCACTTGTCCTTTCAACATACTTGGATGCACAGGAACATCTGCCATATGCTGACGATTCAAATGCTGTCACACCAATGTCTGAAGAAAATGGTGCTATAATTATACCTGTGTACTACGCCAATTTAG gtTCAAGACATTCTTCTTACACGTCGCATCAATCTCGATTGTCGTACACTTCACACGGTGACTTATTAGGTGGAAAAGCGCAAACGAAGGAAGCAAGGCTAAGAGGACGATCGGCATCCAGAAATCACAGCGTTACGTCACAACCGCATGCCTACCCACTGCCAAGACAAGATTCGTCGCTCGCATCTAGACCGCTTAGAGAATAT GAAATAAGCACAACGGAATGTACAGATGAGGCTGGCAAAGTATTAAAACAATCTAACGACAATCCTTTTATAGAGTCATCGCAGCAGCCCAACGTTGTAGATATGAGAG ATGTTATGGTActaaatgaaattattgaacAAGCGGGCAGACAAAGTAGAGCCAGTGAGCAAAACG CAGAAGACGATGAGGATGGACCCACCTTCAAAGAAAGACTCCTCGAGTGCTTTATGAAAGGAATAGACTTCTTTTGTGTTTGGGACTGCTGTTGGTTATGGCTGGAGTTCCAAAAATACGTGGCTCTTCTGGTGTTCGACCCATTCGTAGAACTGTTTATCACCTTATGTATTGTGGTCAACACTTTGTTTATGGCTTTGGACCATCATGATATGGATCGAGATATGGAAAAGGCGCTAAAAAGTGGCAACTAT ttctTCACTGCAACCTTTGGTATAGAAGCCATGCTAAAATTAATAGCTATGAGCCCGaagttttattttcaagaaGGTTGGAACGTTTTTGATTTTATCATCGTGGCCTTATCGTTATTAGAATTGGGTCTGGAAGGTGTACAGGGTTTGTCAGTGTTACGTTCATTTCGTTTG CTTCGAGTATTCAAATTGGCAAAGTCATGGCCGACACTTAATTTACTCATCTCTATAATGGGTAGGACGATGGGTGCCTTGGGCAACCTGACCTTCGTATTGTGcatcattattttcatatttgccGTGATGGGTATGCAACTATTCGGGAAAAATTATGTTG ACTATGTAGACCGTTTTCCGGACGGAGATCTTCCCCGTTGGAACTTCACCGACTTCATGCACAGCTTCATGATAGTCTTTCGAGTGCTATGTGGAGAATGGATAGAAAGCATGTGGGATTGTATGCTCGTTGGAGACGTGTCCTGCATACCATTCTTCTTAGCTACCGTTGTCATTGGTAATCTTGTG gttCTCAACCTCTTCTTGGCCCTGTTACTGTCAAACTTTGGGTCATCTAACTTATCGTCGCCGACAGCCGATCAAGACACCAACAAAATAGCTGAAGCATTTAACAGAATATCGAGATTCATAGATTGGGTTAAAAAGAACGCAGCCGACGTCTTAAAGTTGgtgaaaaataaacttacaaacCAAATAGCCATACACGCTCCCG GCTTAAAGGCGGCTTTATGTGGCCGCTGTGTCTCCCCAGAACGGGTGGATAACGAGCTGGAATTAGGTGCTGACCTTGATGATGGAGTACTGTATAAAGATAAGAAACTAAAAGACCAAGTAGAAGTAGCAATCGGTGACGGCATGGAATTTACAATACCag GTGACAATAAGTACAAGAAAGGTAAAATACTAATGAATAATATCAATGCAATAACCGATAACCACACAGACAATAGAATTAATTGTGAACTTAATCATCATGGATACCCTATTCAG GACGATGATACTATAAGTCAGAAATCATACGGAAGTCACAAAATTAGATCTTTTAAAGATGAAAGTCACAAAGGTTCAGCAGACACCATCGATGGTGAAGAAAAAAAAGACGCCAGTAAAGAAGAATTAGGGCTAGAGGaag AAATGATACCAGAAGAAGAGGTTGGTCAAGTGGATCTGGCTAAATTGGACATAAAAGCTGTAGAGGGTGATGGCATTCTTGAAGACTCTCCAGCAGACTGCTGTCCAGAACCTTGTTATGCGCGCTTCCCCTTTTTAGCTGGAGATGACGAATCTCCATTCTGGCAAGGATGGGCCATGTTGAGACTGAAAACCTTCCGACTTATTGAAAATACATACTTTGAAACGGCTGTGATAACTATGATTTTACTCAGTAGTTTGGCTTTG GCTCTAGAAGATGTTCATTTACCACATCGGCCGATACTTCAAGATATCCTCTATTATATGGACCGAATCTTTACCGTTATATTTTTCATCGAGATGTTGATCAAGTGGCTTGCTCTTGGATTCCAGAAATATTTCACGAATGCCTGGTGTTGGCTTGATTTCATCATTGTTATG GTCTCGCTTATAAACTTCGTAGCGGCGCTTTGTGGCGCCGGTGGCATTCAGGCGTTCAAAACGATGAGAACGCTTCGAGCCCTTCGACCGCTCAGGGCTATGAGCCGCATGCAGGGCATGAGG GTGGTAGTGAATGCTCTGGTGCAAGCGATCCCATCCATCTTCAACGTGCTGCTCGTGTGTCTGATATTCTGGCTTATCTTTGCTATTATGGGTGTACAACTCTTCGctggaaaatattttaag TGCGTCGACATGAACCACACAACTCTAAGCCATGAAATTATCCCAGATAGAAATGCTTGTATTTTAGAAAACTACACCTGGGAAAACTCCCCAATGAATTTCGACCATGTTGGCAAGGCTTATTTATGTCTATTTCAAGTTGCTACTTTCAAAGGCTGGATTCAAATCATGAATGATGCTATCGATTCACGAGAG GTTGGTCGTCAGCCCATTCGAGAAAccaatatatacatgtatttgtattttgtattcttCATAATTTTCGGCTCGTTTTTCACTCTTAACCTATTCATTGGTgtgattattgataattttaatgaacaaaAGAAGAAAGCAGGAGGCAGTCTTGAAATGTTTATGACAGAAGATCAGAAAAAGTATTACAATGCTATGAAAAAAATGGGATCGAAAAAGCCCCTTAAAGCAATTCCCAGGCCAAGG TGGCGGCCGCAAGCAATCGTATTTGAGATTGTAACAGATAAGAAATTTGATATGATCATTATGTTGTTTATTGGCCTTAATATGTTAACTATGACCCTCGATCATTATCAACAATCAGAAACATTCAGTGCTGTGTTGGACTatcttaatatgatatttatcgtAATATTTAGTTCAGAGTGCTTACTTAAGATCTTTGCCCTGCGATACCATTACTTTGTGGAGCCATGGAATCTATTTGATTTTGTCGTTGTAATGTTTTCTATACTTA GCTTGGTGTTGAGCGATATCATAGAAAAGTACTTTGTTTCACCGACTTTACTCAGAGTTGTCAGAGTGGCAAAAGTTGGTAGAGTACTTCGACTTGTTAAAGGTGCAAAGGGCATTCGAACATTACTGTTCGCTCTGGCCATGTCACTGCCAGCTCTCTTTAACATTTGTCTGCTGCTATTTCTTGTAATGTTTATCTTCGCAATATTTGGAATGTCATTTTTCATGCATGTTAAAGACAAAGGAGGCCTAGATGACGTGTACAACTTCAAAACTTTCGTGCAAAGTATGATTCTACTATTTCAG ATGTCTACATCGGCGGGTTGGGATGGTGTGTTAGACGGTATTATAAATGAGGAAGAGTGTGATTTGCCGGACAACGAACGTGGGTCACCTGGCAACTGTGGCTCTGCGACGATAGGCATTACCTACTTACTGTCATATCTGGTGATCTCTTTCCTCATCGTTATTAACATGTACATTGCCGTTATTCTCGAAAATTATTCTCAG GCAACCGAAGACGTACAGGAAGGCCTAACTGACGACGACTACGACATGTACTACGAGATATGGCAGCGGTTTGATCCCGAAGGAACACAATACATCAGATACGATCAACTATCTGATTTCTTAGACGTTCTCGAGCCGCCTTTACAAATCCACAAAcctaacaaatacaaaattatatccaTGGACATACCTATATGTCGCGGTGATATGATGTTCTGCGTTGACATCTTAGATGCGCTCACGAAAGACTTCTTTGCGAGAAAGGGCAATCCCATCGAGGAACCGGTCGACGTGGGAAGGCCCGACGAAGTGGGCTACGAGCCCGTGTCGTCAACGCTATGGAGACAACGTGAAGAGTACTGCGCGCGGCTGATCCAGCACGCGTGGCGGAGACACCGGCGAGCGCAGTCGCCAGGTGGCGGCTCCGCGTCGGGCGCTGAGGGCGGCGGCGCGAGCGGACCGGAGGCGGAAGGCGCCCCGACGGCCGTGCTGCTGGACGCGGGCGCTGGCGGCGCGCACCGCGTGGTGCTGCAGGCGGCCGGGGCGGCGCCGCGCCCGCCCgagcccgcgccgccgcccgcgcccgtcTGA